CGTGTAGGTTAACCATGCACCTAAATAGCTCATTCACTCACTGCGAGTTGATAATGAAATTGGTTCACCCAGCACCATGAGTTTAGGATTTCAGTTTTCTTTTGATTTGTGAAACAGAAAATTTCTCTGCATACCAAAATCTTTTGCTTTTCCTGTCTATTTTTAGCATATTTCAGCAAATTACCGGTAATTCctacaaatcaacaaaattaaacacaaaaatatgttttgattgGAGAAACCCTTGCCATTTGGAACAAACTTTTGTTTCTAAGcaacagttttttttactataaaaaaacaattaaatgaacCCTTTATTGTTTAAAGAAAGTATACCATTAGTTATATGGTAACCATgatatgtaattatataaaatatgaagaaatttgtaatacatgtatttgcagcCATTTGTGGAGGGGAGattcaaaaagaaaatggaCAGCTGACCAGTCCTAATTACCCCGATGATTACAAGTCCAACAAGGAGTGTGTGTGGAAAATCACAGTGGACACTGATTACTCTGTGGCGCTCAAGTTCCATTCTTTTGAGGTGCATTAACAATGAAGTACAACAGAGTTACTCCCCTTGGTAGCAGCATGATCATCTTTGATTTATTCAGAGTTTAAACTTATTATATGCATGTAGATAAAGAATCATTAGAACTTAAGAGAATTTAGGATGATGAAACTGAATTTGATTTAACGATGAGCAATTTccaaacacatacatgtacttgcaaggaagataatttattttgcatttttttttttaaaacttgaaagcTCTTTCAAAGCAATTGAAAGAACACAATTAGCTACacaaatgtatttctttttcaatcatATTTAAAGTGAATGAAAATGTGCCAActttacaaattttttaaaggatATCAACAGCATTCagtaattataatttcaaattatatattgaTATGGTTTGCAAACCAATGTGTTTCTTTTACCttaatgaaattgaaagatttaaaaaaagtaaaaattcagAAAGTTAGTCTTTTTGAAGTTGGTAATGGTAAcatattacttttaaattatatttttttattttttatttttttggggggggggggggggtagaggaAATGAGATTCAAATGAGAAACATACCAGGTATATGTCACATAAACAATGATGAATTTTCTACAGATTGAGAGCCATGATGACTGTGTGTACGATTACCTTGAAATCCGTGATGGTCCTGATCCAACCTCAAAAGAGCTTGGTCGCTTCTGTGGATATAAAATCCCAGAGGATGTCAAGTCCTCAGGAAACACGCTCTATGTCAAGTTTGTCTCAGACGGCTCTGTCCAGAAACTAGGATTTGCAGCATCTTTTGTAAAAggtatgaaataaattttgtttaggAATTTTGTAAGCAGTTTCTCTCTGGTAATCCTTGCTCAACTTCAAGCAATGCATCCCTTAGTTTTAGCTGATCATCCATTTAcctaaattgataaattaaaacattgataGATTCCTGTTTAAGACAAGAAATGAAAGTCTTAGCAATTGAAAGAGATGTAATGGTAACTGAAAGTTTGATTGTACGTAATCATGAAGTCAAAAGAGTGAATGCATAGCAGCATGGAATCTGTGGTCCTGTGTTTTACAATTGCTGTGATGTGATTCTTGCAGAGTATGATGAATGTGCTACCGACCACCATGGCTGTGACCACATTTGTGTCAACACCCTGGGCAGCTTCAAATGTGAATGCAAAATTGGTTATGAACTTCATTCTGATGGCAAAAAGTGTGAAGGTAATTATGTTTCTGAAACCCCCGCCATGTGATCATCATTACATTAATTTCTACACTGTACCAACCGTTCCGTTTCAGGGGGCCCTATATTCAACAAGTTTTTCACGTATAGACCTGTATTGTAGATGCCTGTGGAGGGTACATTGATCAAGCCATTGGGACCTTACAGAGCCCCTCCTTCCCTGACCTGTATCCCCCCAACAAGAACTGTGTCTGGCAGATAGTGGCCCCTGACCAGTATCGCATCACCCTCAACTTCTCCCACTTTGACATGGAGGGCAACAATGTATGTAcagttctacatgtattttaaaaaagtggatTCAGCACCTCCacaatttcatatatttatgtAAGAATGTACCTATGTgtattttgatgatatttactGATACCGGTAATTTTGTTGGCAACACCAATGGTTATATTTTTCCAAAGCTTATATcaattgtcaaattttttatTCTAGATAGGTAAATTTATTGCTATgaattcaaaaatgttaatgaaGACTTGCCTCCTTTTTTTGACTTTGTTAGTTAAAAGGAAAATGCTATGGATAGATTCAGAGATCAATATAACCGAAACaaaattatttgtacatgtaacaatacatAAATTTGGTAcaagaaatatatgtttaaacatTCAGATTACTGGTAGATTTTGATTTATAGCAAGACTGTGAGTATGACTCGATCCGAGTGAGCAGTGGGGTGGGACGAGATTCAGTCGTCCACGGAATTTACTGTGGATCAACTCTTCCATCCTCCATCACATCTGAGAGCAATACTCTGAGGATTGAGTTCAATTCAGATAACTCAGTCCAAAAAACTGGATTCCATGCTCTTTTCTTCACTggtaaaaatcatttataatgtattttttgcaatttttcagAGAATATGACTTGGACAtgcaaatgcaattttttttttttattttcaaagtttacTGTTTCATAAATGTAGTTCATTAGTGGACGAGGAGGTATTTACTTGCTTAGTTAGCAGAAAATATACACCAGATAAAATCAtgctaatttgttttaattatcataattgaaaattttgcaaattgtttTTCCAGATAAAGATGAGTGTGCAGTAAACAATGGAGGTTGCCAACATGTGTGTAAAAACACAGTGGGGAGTTATGAATGTGCCTGTCATAATGGATTCACTCTACACGAGAACAAACACGACTGCAAAGAAGGTAAAATACAGGGATTCATAGAGCACAATGTGAAGGGAAGTAACTCAgaaacactatgaataaaatagaACAGCCATAGATAGTAATTCTcgtttttgactttttttttcatttagaagGTGGTGGTAATTTAGTTATGACAATTACACGCATTAttggaatatattttattgttgatAGGACATACCGGTAATTTATCTACTGGAGAATACGAAAATGTAATAATTATGCATGGGAATATCATTTTAACGATTTTCTTGTGTaagtgttttgaaattaagATTTATCTAAGTAAAACTTCCTTGGTATCAAATGGGTAGGTAAGATTACATCTTATATGAACTGTCTCAAAAAATTTAAGTTGTATATGAATATCCTCAATATGACTGGGTTTTCATATTTTATGCATGCAGTCTAATTAATATTCGATGAAAAAGTTGAAGAAATTcattaattcctttttttttttaatgaaacagaTAATTAACTAAAAATCATCTAATGCTCATTACAAATATAAACTCAACataattttgatgatttttttctttgcatgttttttgtttacattgaaataGGAGAAGTGTAATGAGTAGTGAAAGGCTGATATTATAATGCAAGAACATTTTTGTCAAGGCCAGGGGAAAAATGAGAATTTGTAGATTAACACCAATGAAATAGATTTCATAAGATGATCAATAAGTATGAAATAATCAGTTCCTGTTTTTCTTATTCTAGCCATCGATCTTTCTTTCAAACACCCTGTCCAATAGATATCAATCAAGTTTTTTAGATGATTCCAAGTATTGATTATAAGTAAGCTACTGCTGGTTATGAGTATATATAAGTTAGTTATTTGATGGGTTTATTCTGGGCACAAATGTTGTATGAGTAGGTGGCTGTCAGCACAAAATCAAGGACCCTGAAGGTGAAATCAGCAGCCCAAACTGGCCCGACTTCTATCCGAGCCGTAAGGACTGTGTGTGGCATTTCACCACCACCCCAGGGCACCGCATCAGACTTACCTTCATCAACTTTGAACTGGAGCCCCACCAGGAATGCACCTATGACCACATTGAGGTCTTCGATGGCAGAAACATCAACAGCCACAGCTTGGGGCGGTACTGTGGGAGCAAACTGCCACACCCCATTACATCCAGTGGAAACCAGATGTACATGGTCTTCTACTCTGATGCCTCAGTCCAAAGGAAGGGATTTCATGCAAGCCACAAGACAGGTATGTATAAATGGCAAGTCAAGAAAAGATCACCaggtcatatttttttcattttatttacaacaataaataaataaaaggcaACTTTTGAAATTAAGTTGAAAATTTCTTatgttaattcatatatttatctttaagcctgttatttaaacaataagatGCTCTCTTTGGTGATTTATGCAGGATATGAAAGTAGcggcattgcagaaaaaatacatattaaccacgttagcgggttatgtagatttttttctgcaatgatgtTAAAGTTTTGTGTGAGAGCTACATATGTATAATGTGTAAAACACATTGAATTTTCTTAAGAGATAATTGCGAACTACACTGtagatgtaaaatatacatcCTGGATTTTAATCTTGTTATTCTGCAGTATGTGGAGGTGTGTTGGTTGCCACGGAGACCCACCAACGCCTGTTTTCCCATGCAAGACATGGAGATAATAATTACAACAATAAAATGGAGTGTGAATGGGTCATCATGGCCAGCCATGGAAATCatgtcaaatttaattttgatactTTTGAGATTGAAGACGAAAGTGATTGTGGGTCAGTTAATTATGTCACTGAATTTCAATTCCATTTTctgtattagaaaaaaacaacatgaagatattaaaacaaattatatatctCTTTAAAGATTGAGTCAAATCATTTTCCTTGAGacataaatacaatgtacatgtataagaataaTTTACTGGTAAACAATGAAATGAGAGTCATTATAAACCTAAATGTTTGTTTGCAGTAAGACATAATCACAGCAAATTTGTTGTAATTTAATTTGTGAAGTTTTCTTGTTCGAAAGTTGTTTTACAGCATCCTCTAATGGTCAGGATAGGGTATATTATAAATGACATATTATTTAGCTTTACATTTCATACTAAGTGATATTTGAATTgttcattaattaataattattattaagtCCCTATTTCCCTCTCTCTTCCAGCTATGACAATGTGGAGGTATTTGACGGAAAGCTGGACACTGACCCTGGACTTGGAAGGTTCTGTGGCAGCAAGGTAAGTTCTGAcctctacatacatgtaccctaGCTACTATACTCAAAACAGTTTACTCtaacatgtatattgaaagatgtaattaaatttattacctaatcaaagggattttgttgttttattacaaattcaatattttcgtctattttgtatgtgtattcagATTTGAAAGTGCTCTATTGAACTGTctgtcaatagactgcgatctattagaccgccggtcaatagactgtaaTCTATTGGACTGTCGGTCAATAGATTGCGATCTATTGGACAAGCAATGTATTTTAGAAAAAGTGAAATTGCtataatattaaaagataacttTATTACCGTATGTTTATTTGACTATTGTTCTTAAAGTTTATCTTCATGGTATGAAAACCTTCTGTAATTTATAATTGTGAATACAAAATACTAAAAACGGAATtaagtaataaaacaattatttaatgcctgaaCAGACAATAGACCcgattttttcccttggtgcagggaacagctcagtatgatctattgccctcggctgttaattggcctcgggcaatagatcatactgaactgttccctgcaccaagggaaaaatatTCGGGTCTATCGACtactcaagcattaaataattgtatactatttaatttgataataatctttcaaaaataacagccagataatttatgcaaatgATATCTGGTTTTGAATACcacataccggtacatgtattatttctaaaattgcAATGTCGTAAGCATTTTACTTAAAGTATGATACATTTGCATTATAATCATCATttgaattgtaaatatttatataaatttttgatatattcaCAGATACCCGCTGAGATTGTTTCGTCAGGACAAAGTCTGCTGGTGAGGTTCAAATCAGACGACACCATCAACTGGAAAGGCTTCTCTGCCACTTACGAACAAGTCTCCTTGCAGAGCCAAGGCTCTGGTGTAATAAAGCCCCTCCCTATGACCTAATTAATCAGGGAAAGAATCAGAGTGAGAGACCACCTGATATCAATGTCATAAATGTAAAGAATCAGGGTCCTGGGCTGTCTGACGTTTGAATCGTTTGTAAACAGAATTTAGTATGAAAATTAACTCTCGTGGTTCTGTTTATAATTACGATTCAGAAAgagcaaatattttttgatcTGTGAACATTGAATACagttacatattatataaacagtttaTTGTTGAATTGTGAACCTCTTAAAGCATAGAACGAAGTCTACATTTGAagtatattatttcaaatgtttcAATCTGTTCTGATCTGTATGACTATTGTGTAGAACTGGAATTAACTGTTGTTGAAAAAATagctacatgtagtttatataaatgtaaaattctgTATGTGTATATTAAATGATCAATGGATCTAGTGGTTGATACATATTTATTGTGTTGCTGTTCAATAATcacttaaaaacaaattcagctagagttcaaagtttttatcctctttttcatattttttagtcTGTTGTACAATAGTTTCAATTTGTATGATACTACGGATAATTTGTATAACAAATATTATTGAGTCTTTGCCTCTGTGCAAAGTTTGACTGACAAGCTGATTATAAGGGCTTGTTTGTATAACCTGGAAAAAACATTAGTTAGAGGAAAagtaattttctttgaaaacacTCAGGTTAAGAATGTCActtaatttacaaattaatgtacatgaAATACAGGTTTGCTTAAGCTCATTGTTTTAGGAGCATTTGTCTATGAATAAGTAAGATTTGTTGATAcgtacatggtttttttttgcaaatgaatCTTacctgtttaaaaatttgatttcaatttgaTATGCATCATGATGATTCTGAAAATAGTTGCAATATCATGTGTTTAGTTTTGCACAAGGTTGAGATGGCAGTTAAAAGAAGTTTGATTTGTACAataaagtaaatgttttaatgtcataaaaattgtttcataaatatttatttttgaaaacacaatatatgttttgttaaaattcaGATATCCCCCAATCTATATACTTTTGTAAGTTTAAAGTCTCAAGAAATCATATGTGTTATctaacaattttgttttgtagaCTGGTGgtgtatatttttgaaacaaaaataaatttattttaaaaaacattctgGGATGCtgttatcttctttttttttggtccaTCCAAACATTTTTGATCACATGAtatcatacatacatacatgtacatgtatatgtctctgtctgtttgtaaaatattaatatttaaatcttaTATTCTCTTTAAACCACTGTGACACACTACTGTACTTCCACTTGaaagctgtaaaaaaaaaaaatcaaaattaaagagaTGCAGATTTTTATCTTAAAACTGCATGAGACCTACTTAAAAGCTGGcatatgatatttttgtaacCAAGGAAACCTTCGTTAGAAGAATCATTATTTTTCCTTATGAATGAATATAACCTCTCTCTCCAAAATACTATCTGATATGTTTATTCTAAAATAACTAATTCAATTCTTATTTGTAATAAACTATTTGATTAGGTAAGATTTGATTAGCTAAGATGATAACAGTATTTGGgttggaaaatgtttttattgttggATCATGCCCGTATTGATTGGTGAATAAACATACACACatataaggtacatgtacattgtattaagGATTgcagaaaggaaaaaaaaacccacaaccaGATGAATGCAATGATGAATGGAAGAATGATTGATCTTCAAAGAAagcaatttaatatttattatatcatctttttaaaaaaatcattaaccaGTGTTCATTCAAAGGGAGTAAAGGTACGTTGTCAATTATAGTATGACGTTGCATAGAAATTTTAAATCTTCTAAATATGGATCAaccaattttaattaaatcttttattttactGTTGAAATGAACTGagttaaaattgtttactcTTTTTATTGTAGTTAAGACTTTTGTCTGTTcatcataaaataaacattttaaatttagagTTCTGTGGCAAAATGTCTTAGGGAGGAATAATATAGTGTGTTCAAGGGGAATAActatatttgttatactttcatgttaaatgctgaaatctgattggttaagacgcagttaataatattttctattaccctccgCGTTAGatacgcacttggcaacgggtaacattaaaaaatgttacatgcgcgaaaattatgcgcgtacggttcgctgttgaattcacgttattcctatataaaagcagtaacattttcttaaaaattaagacattcagtataacaaaataaatagtgcctgtttgggaggataacagttgaaattgacacccctcgaaaaccattgtcaacctccgcttcgcgtcggttgacaatggttttctcggggtgccaatttcaactgttaccctcccaaacaggcactatttatataatatatatatatatatatatatggatttACCCTGGTCATTTTAATGGAAACCAATATTTATGAAATCAAGTCTTCTGATTTGttacaatttgaaataagaagGCCTGAATATGAATTCAAATCATGACCGCTTTTTTGTAGCTAAGAAACATTTACCTTAAAAGTTTACAATGTCATTAAAGCAGATTCTTGCATCCAATTTTCAAAGAAGCTAGCTGAAACTCAGAAAACAAGATCTATTACAGTTTGATTTATCAGTTTAGATTTATGCATgttatactttattttattctttcttttgtATCCTCTAATTGTTTGGCGATTGCAATTGAAtaacttatgaaaaaaaaatcctcttgtTTTGGACATTTATGGATATTCTGTTTTATGTATGAGTGCATTATATGTTTATGTACTGTGCAATggaatccatttttttttcgccATGGATAAGACGTATTAAGCGTATAGTTAAGCGTTCCCGTGTTGGTTAGTCTGAATCTgcatcagttttttttttaaaatcgggATCTGTAGAAGCCATTTCGATCGGGTTTGATATTTTGGAGTATTGGGCCTTCGTGACGCAATATTTGGTTCCGTCGTCGAAACAGATTGACAGTTTGTTTATCAACAGAGGTGAAATTTGCATCTAATTCTCGTTGATAATGGGGGTTACAAAGAATAAAAGAAACCTGTTTTACTTTGGAATCATAGAGGACGAGCTTGAGTAAGTAAAAAGAGTGAAAGTTTCCTGGTTTTCGCGACTATAACGTATAGTACAATCATATAAA
This portion of the Magallana gigas chromosome 7, xbMagGiga1.1, whole genome shotgun sequence genome encodes:
- the LOC105344183 gene encoding tolloid-like protein 1, producing MTFSRIPSVISSIVIVLFVQEIDGILRSIPHRTSNDRFLDPCKAVAFSGDISLADEDLLYARISQNGSRDIFDELQVEDPGAASQYSDKEYYSRIEKYLTRKTTDLLDKTELVKGKEEKSKIALKKHKKHRCPKGDKKCRELRRKQRREEKLKRKEERRRRKLLKKQERSLRKKQRLSKSKSKRGSKLEKVANTRTKRAATARPERLWDYGVIPYEIEANFSGQHKALFKLAMRHWENYTCISFVERQPEHKNYIKFTERPCGCCSFVGKRGNGAQAISIGKNCDKFGIVVHELGHVVGFWHEHTRPDRDQHVQIIYKNIMPGQEYNFNKLTESEVNSLGMGYDYGSIMHYARNTFARATYVDTILPRKKPEMIIRPEIGQRVKLSPGDIAQANKLYKCPACGRTLQESIDKFSYTPTLGQSATCQWRISATHGEKIVLNLTELDIPESYQCEKHYLEVRDGHFVMSPLLGRFCGDNAPATLISSDSRMWLEYHNSDGQGTGFLAQYEAICGGEIQKENGQLTSPNYPDDYKSNKECVWKITVDTDYSVALKFHSFEIESHDDCVYDYLEIRDGPDPTSKELGRFCGYKIPEDVKSSGNTLYVKFVSDGSVQKLGFAASFVKEYDECATDHHGCDHICVNTLGSFKCECKIGYELHSDGKKCEDACGGYIDQAIGTLQSPSFPDLYPPNKNCVWQIVAPDQYRITLNFSHFDMEGNNQDCEYDSIRVSSGVGRDSVVHGIYCGSTLPSSITSESNTLRIEFNSDNSVQKTGFHALFFTDKDECAVNNGGCQHVCKNTVGSYECACHNGFTLHENKHDCKEGGCQHKIKDPEGEISSPNWPDFYPSRKDCVWHFTTTPGHRIRLTFINFELEPHQECTYDHIEVFDGRNINSHSLGRYCGSKLPHPITSSGNQMYMVFYSDASVQRKGFHASHKTVCGGVLVATETHQRLFSHARHGDNNYNNKMECEWVIMASHGNHVKFNFDTFEIEDESDCGYDNVEVFDGKLDTDPGLGRFCGSKIPAEIVSSGQSLLVRFKSDDTINWKGFSATYEQVSLQSQGSGVIKPLPMT